Proteins found in one Lathamus discolor isolate bLatDis1 chromosome 7, bLatDis1.hap1, whole genome shotgun sequence genomic segment:
- the LOC136018201 gene encoding uncharacterized protein LOC136018201 isoform X2, whose product MALADHLLLILLILPVAPQAAAAPWRARRADEDGGKAQGATWQDAGLVPIATLAQPGDPLQANSFLDPSADLLPKPESNPRGPPRADLQDEGRIMTPEPSEVLRQIVEELRRGHGMEQEAVQSEAAAGAHSISGPVSTQDTVAMQDTDMRALSRPGKDQHGRVYGFYPLDSGVDKERSSSTSSAQGAAGFVCPQDVRRSCMIGTAAIVISVPLALVFCYCMYLRRKKS is encoded by the exons ATGGCCCTCGCTGatcacctcctcctcatcctcctcatcctccccgTGGCCCCGCAGGCTGCGGCTGCTCCATGGCGAGCGCGGAGAGCAG ATGAGGATGGTGGCAAGGCTCAAGGAGCTACTTGGCAGGATGCTGGTTTAGTGCCCATCGCGACCTTGGCGCAGCCGGGAG ATCCTCTCCAGGCCAACAGCTTCCTAGATCCTTCTGCTGATCTTCTCCCCAAGCCTGAAAGCAATCCCAGAG GTCCTCCAAGAGCAGACCTCCAGGATGAAGGCAGAATAATGACCCCAGAGCCCTCTGAAGTTCTAAGGCAAATAGTGGAGGAACTGAGGAGAGGACACG GGATGGAACAAGAGGCTGTGCAGAGTGAGGCGGCTGCGGGAGCACACAGCATCTCAGGGCCTGTCTCCACCCAAGACACAGTGGCGATGCAGGACACCGACATGCGAG CGCTGTCACGGCCTGGAAAGGACCAGCATGGCCGCGTGTATGGCTTTTATCCATTGGACTCAG GCGTGGACAAGGAGAGATCCTCCAGCACTTCCAGTGCTCAGGGTGCGGCAGGTTTTGTCTGCCCACAAGACGTGAGAAGGAGCTGCATGATCGGCACAGCAGCCATCGTGATTTCCGTGCCTCTTGCACTTGTGTTTTGCTATTGCATGTACCTGCGACGGAA